Below is a window of Geomonas oryzisoli DNA.
CGCTGGCGCCGTGGCAGAAGACGCAGTAATAGCCGAAGTAGGCCGCACCTTGGGCGACCACCGCCGGGGTGGCCGGGACCGGGTTGGCGAGCCCCGCCGCCTCGGCCTGGGCGGGCGTACGATTCCCCGTGGGGGCTACGCTCACCGAACCCGGCGCCGGTGCCGGGAGCACCATCTGGAATTCCCGCACGTGGTGCTGGACCGTCATGCGCGGGCCCCGGTACAGGATGTACCCGAAGAGCACCGCCCCGAGCAGCGGGGGCGCCACCACCATGAAGATCGTCAGCTTCCTCATCACTCCCTCCCGCGTTTTACGCCCGGCTGCCGGGGCGGCAGCGGCACCGCTTCCGGCAGTGCCCGGATCTGCCGCGGCACCTTCCCGTGCGGCTGCTCGCTCGAATAGATCGACTCCGCCGGAGCGTCCGGGAGCTGTCCGAAGTCCCAGCGACGGGGCGCGTCCTCGACCAGCAGGTACACCAGCCAACCAAACCCCATGATGGCGGCGCTGAAGGCGATCAGGATCACCCACTCCCAGGGGGAGCGCAGTTCCTGGTGCTCGTCGTATTCCGGCGTTCGTTCCATGGGTCGCCTCACCAGTTGGGGGGAGTGCCGTGGTTTTGCGTCACCTCGAAGAGGGTGAAGGCGATGCAGACCCCGAAGAGGATGATGATCACCCAGGGCATGAAGCTGCGCAGCCAGCGGAAGAAGCTGGCCGCCCCCCGCACCTTGATCTCTTCGCTTTGCTTCTCGAAACCGCGCGGCAGCCACAGCGCCTGGTAGGTGAGCGCCATGATCAAGACCAGCGCCGCGCCCGACAGGAGCGCGATGACCAGCCACTGGTTCTGCAGCACGTACAGGTAGAGCATCAGCATGGCTGCCCCCTAATTCCTTTCTCCACGTAACCTTCTCTTAAAGATGCCGCCCGGTTCCTCTAGGGGCGAATGATCATTCGCCCGTTTCGTCCCCCTCCGGAATGCCGCTGTCCAGCGCCAGGTAGCGGGCCCGCTCCTGGTCGGCGAACTGCCCCGACCGCACACCCCACACGAAGAAGACGATCAGCGCGGCGCACATCAATAGCGGCAGGCACATCCAGATCAGCAAAAAGGCGGGTGTTTCCAGGGGGCTCTGCATCTTCTTTTCTCCGTGTGATCTCTGCGTCCGGCTGGACCCGCCACTGTGCCCATCCTTGCGGCTTCACCCACCCCCCGGCCCCCTCCCGTCAAGGGGGGGGAGGCGGTAACGAGCTTGGCGGAGCTAGGGCGACTCCTGCACGGCCGGCGGCGGGTACGGGTTCTGCCAGTTCCCCTCGTAGGAGGCGTCGATGCCGCGGGGCTCGGTGTTGGCGTCGGTGTATCCGAGGAACGACACCGCCAGGTAGTTGGCCAGGTCCCAGATCTTCTCGCTCTCCAGGTGCTTCTTGAAGTAGGGCATGGCGGTGCCGGTGATGCCGTTCATGATCTGGTAGTAGAAGATCCCGCCGATGTACCGGTTCTCCACCAGGTGGCGCCTGAGAATGGTGAAGTTCAGCGGGGGCGGACCCAGGAAGGGCTGCGCCGGGCCGTTGCCGTCACCGATGGGGCTGTGGCAGTTGATGCACAGCTGCTGGTAGATCCTTTTGCCGCGCTGCAGCGCCGCCTGGGTGGCCGGGTAGGGGTTGGGCATCCGGCGCCAGACCTCGGGCACCTGCGCGTGCAGCCACTCGATGTTGCGGTCGACGCCCCCCGCGTAGGCCACCTGCGCCTGCCGCTTCCAGTCGCGCTGGCGCTTGTGCCTGAGGTCCGCGTCCTTTCCCCCCAGTGCCTGGACGTAGGCCGCCAGCGCCTGGATCTCGCGGACGGTCAGGAAGTCCCAGGCGGGCATCACCGATACGGGGGTGGTGTAGCGCGGGTTGGTGAAGTGGGCGATGTTCCAGTCGTCGCTGTGTTCCCCCCCCTCCTGGGAGAGGTCCGGGCCGGTGCGCTCGCTTCCCAGGATGGCCGGCTCGATGCCGGCGTAGTCGCCGGCCCGGGCGATCCGCTCCGCCCCGATGTCCCAGTCGCTGACCCGGATGAACTGGGAGTGGCAGTAGCTGCAGCCGTTTCTCACGTAGAGCCGGTGCCCCTCGCGCTCCAGCGGCGAGAGCGGCCGCCAGATGTCCGAGGGGTAGTCCTTCATGGTCATGGAGGGCAATCCCACGATGATGAAGGTTGAGGCCCAGAAGACCATGAGCGCGCCGACGATGAGAACGGCCGGGGTCATCTTCATGCCGCCTCCTCCGCCCGCCTGAGCAGCTCGGGCTCGGGCACCGGGCGCAGGGTCATGTACAGGTTGAAAAGCCCGACCAGCGAACCGGTCAGGATGAAGATGCCCAGCGCGGCCCGCAGCACCATGAAAGGGGCGATTTCGGGGAGCACCCGCAGCACCGTCTCCCCGTTGTGCCAGGCGCTCCCCTGCACCAGCCCCGCCATGGTCAGCACCAGGAAGAAGCCGGTGAGCCCCAGGGTGATCAGTCCGAACTGAAGGTTGACCAGCTTCTGGGAATAGACCGGACGCCCGCTCACCAGGGGGAGCACGTGCCACATGGCGCCCAGGGCGATGTAGCCGCCGAAGCCGAGCATGGCGATGTGGGCGTGCCCGACGGTCCAGTTGTTGAAGTGGGTCACCCGCTGCAGGAAGGGAAGCGACTGCAGCGGCCCCTGGATGCAGGTGATGATGTACCAGACGATCCCCCCCATCACCAGCCGGGCGGAGGGGTCGCTCCAGACCCTGCCGCCGAAGCCGCGCGCGGTGAGCCAGAGGTTGATCACCACGATGGAGACCGGCAGTATCATCGAGATGGAATCGACCACGGAAACCGTCTTCAGCCAGTTCGGGATGGGGGATTGCAGCACGTGGTGCCCGCCGATGTGGCTGTAGAGGGCGATCAGGAACCAGAAGCCCAGAAGCGACAGGGTGTGCGAGTTGAGCGGCGTCCGGGTCACCCGGGGGATCACGTAGTAGGCGGCGCCGGTGGCAAGGGGCGTGATCAGGAGTCCCGGGAGGTTATGCCCCCAAAACCAGAGAAAGAGCGAGTCGATCAGCCCGGGCATGGCACCGGTGGAGGGATGCCACATCACGTTTCCCAGCGGGTAGTTGCAGGCGGTCCAAAGGAGCGCGGCCATGAAATACCAGACGGAGACGTAGAGCTGCGGCTCCCGGCGCTGCGCGATGGTGAGGCCCGTGTCGACGATGAGGCAGGCGACGGCTATGACCAGCGAGACGTCGGCGAGCCAGACGTATTCGTTGTACTCGCGCCCCTGGGTGAGCCCGAAGGCGAATCCCACCGGGCCGCTCAGCACGGTCAGGTTCCAGAAGAGGAAGGCGACCCAGGCGAGCGGTTCGGACCAGAGCCTCGTTCGCAAGAGGGCCGGGAGGTAGTAGAGGCCCGAGCCGATCAGCATGGTGCCGGTGAAGCCGTAGAGCATGGTGTTGATGTGGACCGGGCGTTCCCGTCCGAACACCAGCGCCGCCACGTGGGGCAGGAACTCCGGCGCCACCAGGTGGATGGCGGAGAACATGCCGTACACGGCGCCCACCACGAACCAGACCGCCCCCGCGACCATGAAGGCGAGCGCCGCGCTCTGTGGTTTGTGGATGAAGTCGGCCATGGCAGTCCCCCCAGAAAAGTCTTTCTTTGCGTGCTCAGCGGATACTGTGCGTCCTTCGCGTAACCGCTTGTATCTCGGCCTTGTCACCTGTGGCAGACGAAGCAGTCGTGGGTGACCCGGTTGTCCCGGTGGCACTGGATGCAAAAGCCCATCTCGAACTTCACCGCCCCCGCCACCCGGTCCATGTGCCGGATGTCGCCGTGGCAGTGGCCGCAGTCGACGCCGCGCCGCAGGTGCATGGAGTGATCGAAATAGACGAACTCCGGCACCCAGTTCACCCGCTGCCAGACCACCGGCTGGTTCAGGGCCACCAGCTCCCGCAGCCGGGCGATGTACGGGTAGGTGCGGATGATGCGGGCGTGGCAGAGCAGGCAGGTCTGCAGCGGCGGTATGCCGGCCCGCGACGAACGGGTGGCGCTGTCGTGACACATGAAGCAGCTGATCTGCTTGATTCCGGCGTGCACCCGGTGGCTGAACGGGATGGGCTGGCGTGGGCCGAGTCCCACCGGGTAGAGCCGGTCCAGGTAGACGAGCGCCGCTGCCGCGGCGCACAGGACGACCACTGCCGCGGCGACATTGCCCCAGGGCGGCCCCGTTTTGTGCGGTGTGCCGCCGCTTCCCGCCGGAATCCCTTTGCCGGCTGCCGCCGTCATGGCCTTTCCCCCTCGACCCGGCGCAGCCAGGTCATTCCCAGCCCGAGTATCCCGGCAAACCCCGCGGCCAGCGAGAGCTCGGGGAGCCCCAGCCGGGGCGCCTGCTCGAAGGTGGGCGCCACCAGCCACCAGCGCTCCAGCCAGAGCCCGCACAATACCAGCAAGGAGATCACCCCGAGCGCGAGGCGGCTGCGCTTTGCGCGGATCGGCAACAGGAGCACCAGCGGCCCGAAATAGACCAGGGCCAGAAGGAAGGCGCTCACCGGCGCCCAGTCCCGCCCGTGCAGGCGCGGCACGATGAAGCGGACCTCGCGGGGGAGGTTCTCGTACCAAAACGGCAGGAGATGCGCGTACATGAGGTAGGTGGTCATCAGGCTGAAGGCGACCATCAGCTTGCCGAGGTCGTGAAGCTGGTCCGGTTCGGCCGCGGGATGGCTCGCGGCGAGGAGGGCCCAGCAGGTGATGGCGATGTAGAGCCCGGACATGAAGAAGTAGCCGCCGGCGAGGTTACTGTGCCAGTACGGGTCGAGCGCCATGACCAGGTCGAAGCCGAGCAGGGAGAAGACGAGGCAGTAAATGAGCACCAGCACCGGCCCCAGCCCCCCTCCCTCCCCCTTGCGCCGCTGCCGCAGGTGGTACCACCCCAACCCCCAGAAGACGAGGAGGGCGGCCAGGTCCCGGCCGAACAGGAAGTCCGGCTGCAGCCAGATCCCCTGATGGTAGTGGATGCCGCGCCAGGGACCCCACTCTCCGTTGGCGACCCAGAGGAGGACGAGGGCGGCCAGCGAGGGGAGTGCGAAGGCGATCCCGGCCGAGGCGAGCCGCTCGACCCTGACGTGCCATCTGCCGTTGCAGGTCGCCACCAGCGGCGGCCAGACCACCATCCCCCCCGCCAGCGAGGTGAAGAACAGGAAGTTGATCAGCAGCGAGCGCCAGGCGCGCGGCTCCTCGACGCCGTTTAACAGCACGACCCACACCGCGACTCCGGCCACGGCGAGGAGAAGCCAGAGCGGCAGCCAGAGCTTCGCGAAGGGACGCTCACTGGTGGACATGGAATTCCTCCGGTCGGGCAGGCGCGAGCCGCTCCTTCAGCAGTTCGACCTGGTCGGGCCCGCAGCTCACCAGCAGGCCGAACTTGTCGCGCGAGAAGCGCGGGTCGTACAAAGGACGCGTCTCCAGGCGGAACAGGCGGGCCAAAAGCGCGAGCCCCAGGAGGTTCGCCAGGCTCCCGATGAGGATGGTCCCCTCGAAGCCGACCACGCAGAAGGGGATCCAGGACAGGGGAGGCTTTCCCCCGACGGTGAGCCGGTTCACCAGCGCGGTGCCGCCGGCCAGCCAGAAGCCGCCGAGAAGGCCGGAGACGGCGCCCGCCAGGGTGAAGAGCCGCACCGGGCTCTTCTTAAGCTTCAGCACCTCGGAAAGCTGCTCGATCTTGACCGGCGAGAAGGTTTCCATGATCTCGAAGCCGCCGTCGCAGCAGAGCTTGGTGGCGCTGACCAGGCTGCCGGCATGGGAGAAGACGGCGAGGACCGTGGAACGGTGTTGCGGCAGCCTCTGGCTGACCCGGTTCAGGCACAGTTGCGTCTGTGGCACCTCCTCCTCGGCGATCTGCCCCTTCAACTCGCTCAGCGGAACGGTGGGGAGCCCCCTCGTGAAGAGGACGAAGAAGAGGAAGAAGAAGCCGAAGGAGCCGGCGGTGATCACCAGTTCCACCCAGGTGGGGAGGTAGCGCCCGAAGTTATGGGGGAGAAAGTCATGCGCCTGGGAGGTGTAGATGATCATCAGCCTCTCGTACCACATGCCGACGTTGACCAATAGCGAGATGACGAAGAGCGGCAGGTAGTGCGTGCGCAGGCGCCTGAAGACGAAGAGCCAGGGAACCAGCACGTTGCAGACCACGCAGAGCCAGTACATCCAGGCCACGGGCCCGAACAGGCGCCACTGGTAGTTTTGCCACTCGACCAGGTCGCCGGAGTACCAGGCGATGAACCCCTCGACGGCGTAGGCGTAGCCGACGATGGTGGCGGTGAGGATGATGGTCTTGGCCAGCATCTCGAAGTGGTGCATCTCGATCAGTCGCTCGAGGTGCAATAACTTCCGCATCGGGATCAGCAGGGTGAGCACCATGGCGAGCCCGGAATGGATGGCGCCGGCCACGAAGTAGGGGGGGAAGATGGCGCTGTGCCACCCCGGCAGAAGGCTCATGGCGAAGTCCCAGGAGACCACCGAGTGCACCGAGACCACCAGCGGGGTGGCCAGGGCGGCGAAGAAGAGGTAGGAGCGGCCGTAGTGGTGCCACTGGCTCCCGGAGCCGGACCACCCCACGGAGAGGGCGCGGTAGATCCTGCTTTTCAGGTGCTCCGGGCCCAGCTCAGTCCGGTAACGGTCCCGCGCCGCCGCGAGGTCGGGGATCAGGCCGATGTACCAGAAGATGAGGCTCACCGTGAAGTAGGTCGACACCGCCAGCACGTCCCAGACCAGGGGACTCACGAAGTTCGGCCAGATCTGGCGCTGCGACGGGTAGGGGATGATGTAGTAGAAAGCCCAGAGCCTTCCCAGGTGGATGAGCGGGAAGAGCCCCGCGGTCATGACCGCGAAGATGGTCATCGCCTCGGCCGAGCGCGACACCGCGTCGCGCCACTTGGCGCGCAGGAGGTACAGGATCGCCGAGATCAGGGTTCCGGAATGCGCGATACCGACCCAGAAGACGAAGTTCGTGATGTAGACCGCCCAGCCGACGGGGCGGTTCAGCCCGGTCACCCCCATCCCCGCCTGGACCTGGTACATCAGCGCGAGCGCCGCCAGTCCCACCAGCCCGGCCAGGGAGACCACCGCCAGGTAGAAGGCGTAGCCCGGCTTCTGCATGGCATTGAGGACGTCGTCGTTGATTTGGCCGTAGCTTGGCGGCACAGACGCTCTCCTTTGTCTGAAGGGGACTGGCTCCGCAGGTGCCTGTCCCCCTTGAGGCTCAGCTGATCAGACCACCTCGTTTTCCACCCGCTTCAGGAAGGTCACGGCGGGCTTCGTGTTCAGCTCGTGGAGCAGGTGGTAGCGGCGCGGGTCGCTGCGGGTGAGCCGGGTCACCTCCGCGGCGGGGTCGAGGAGGTCGCCGAAGGTGAAGACGCGGGCCGGGCAGGTCTGGGCGCAGGCGGGAACGATTTCGCCGTCCCGCAGTTTGCGCCCCTCCCGCGCGGCGCGGTACTGCGCCTGGCGGATGCGCTGGACGCAAAAGGTGCACTTTTCCATCACGCCGCGCTGGCGTACGGTCACCTCCGGGTTCAACTGCAGGTCCAGCGGCTTTCTCCACTCCAGGTTCAACCAGTTGAAGCGCCGCACCTTGTAGGGGCAGTTGTTGGAACAGTAGCGGGTGCCGATGCAGCGATTGTAGATCTGCGCGTTCAGCCCCTCCTCGTTGTGCACCGAGGCGAAGACCGGGCAGACCGGCTCGCAGGGGGCGGCGTCGCAGTGCTGGCAGTGCAGCGGGAGCCACGCGTAGCGCCAGGTACTGCCGGGGACGCGGTAGGGAGGGACGCGCAGCCATGCCATCTCCCGCCCGTCCGCCACCAGCTCCGGGCCGACCACCGGGACGTTGTTTTCGGCATAGCAGGCGACGGCGCAGGCGCCGCAGCCGATGCAGCGCTGCAGGTCGATCACCATGGCCCAGCGGTGCTTGGAGTGCTCATGCCTGGGGTAGAGGTCGCGGTCCGCGTGATAGCCCTCGGGGAGCGGAAGGTCGAACTCGACCGGGGGGGGCGGGGAGCGCAGCGCCGACAGCGGCACCGACTCGAGCAGGTCGCGGTGCAACTGGTCGTTGCGCAGCGCGGTGCGGATGGGGCGGGGGGCGTCGTCGGCGACCTTGCTGACCCGGCAGGGGGTGAAGAACCCGACCCGCTGGACGGCCTCGAGCAGGAGAAAGACGTTGGAGCCGACCCCCCTCGCGTTCTGGCCCAGGGCACTGTGCCCCTGGCCCAGCGCGATGGCCACGCTCTGCTCGTGCACCTCCGGGGTCAGGCGGACCGGCGCCCGCAGCGATCCGGAGACGCTGGTGAGCTGTACCAGGTCACCCTCCCCGATGCCGAGGGCGGCGGCCTTCTTCGGGTGCAGGTCGATCCAGTTGCCCCAGACGATGAAGCTCACCGGGTCGGGCGCCTCCTGCAGCCAGCCCCGGTTGGCCGGACGTCCGTCGTACAGCATGATGGAGGCCCAGGGCCAGAGCTCCACCTCCTCCGGGCGCGTCGCCCCAGGAGGAGGTTTGGCCTGGAAGGAGAACCCGGCCAGATGGGGGGCGGGTGCCGTCGTCGCAGCCGGAGCGGACACCTGCCAGGCTCCCCCCTTCCTGAGCGCCGCCTGCCAGCCTCGTTCCGCCTGGTCGCCTCCCCCGCCGAAACCACGCCGTTCCTTGAGCCACTGCTGCAGGTCGGCAGGTGTGGTGCCCCGTGCCGTCTTCAGCGGCCGCCCCGCCTGCCGGGCCAGGGCAATGAGGATGTCGCCGGCGCCGCGGGTGTCGTAGATGCGTCCCATCACCGGCTGTATCAGGCCGTCCACCCCCGGTTCCGGCTGGTACTCGCCCCACGATTCCAGCGGGTAGTCGGTCGGGAGCACCCAGCGTGCCAGTTCCGCGGTCTCGTCCAGCTGTGTTCCGAGGTACACCACCATCCCGGCCCGCGCCATCGCTTCCGCCGCTGCGGTCCTGCTGTAGGCGGGGTTCGCGTCGAGCACGAAGAGTACGTCCTGCGGCCCCAGCGAGGAAAAGAACAGGTCCAGCTCAGCCTCGCGGGCGCTTCCGCTCAGGGCGTGGGGACGGGAGAAATCGACGGTGGTGCCGAGCGCACCCGCGGCGTAGTTGAGCAGGGCGACGCAGAGGGCGGTGTCGGTGGCCGCCGGGCCCGAGGCATACTGCGGACCGGCCAGGGCGACGGGGCGGCGTGCTGCGGTGAAGTCGCGGGCCAGCGTGACCAGGAGCTCCTGGTCGACGGCGGGGGGAGGGGAGGAGTTGAACAGGGCGTCCAGCGCCGGTCGGACCGGCCCGAGGTCGTTCCGGTGCCATCCCCGCTCCAGGACCACCCTGAGCAGGGCCGCCGCCACGACCGGGAGCTGGTTCGGGGCAACCTGGACGAAACGGTCCGCGTTGCTCGCGGTCATGGAGAGGCGCGGCCCCAGGTAGGCCATGCGGGTCGGGGGTGCCCCCTCACGGTAGGCGCGGCCGTCGGCAAACTGCCGGGCCTGGCGGACCGGCGAGCCCCAGGTCTCCAGGAAGTCGGCGGCGAAACTGAGGATGAAGTCGCTCCCTTCCAGGTCGTGGCGGGGGATTACCGGGAGACCGAAGAGCTGCTGGTGCGCCGCGCGGAGGGATTCGCAGTTGAAGGGCTCGTAGAAGAGGAGCCGGTCCGAGCCGAAGGCGGCGGCAAATGCCTGCAGCACCTCCGCCTGCGCCCCGGTCTGCAGGCTGGAAAGCAGTGCCACCCTACCGCCGTGGGCCAGCCGGATGGAGATGGAGTCGAGAGCCTCCTGCCAGCTCTTGGGCCGGTACTTTCTCCCGGTGCGGTAGAGCACCTTGGTGACCCGGTCGGGGTCGAAAAGCCCCTGCAGCGAGGACTGCCCGCGCGGGCAGAGCGCGCCCCGGTTCACCGGGTGCTCGGGGTTCCCCTCCGCCTTGGTGGCGCGGCCGTCGCGGTTGGCGACGTGCATGCCGCAGCCGGCGGGGCATTCGCGGCAGGTCGTGGCGTAATAGGTCCAGTGGCCGGGAACGATCTCCTCCGGAGGGATCACCTTCGGGATCAGGTTGTTGACCAGCTTGCGCGGCGCGTCGGTCGCCAGTGCAATGCTGCTGCCCCCCGTGATCCACAAGAAGGTGCGTCTGGACATCTCGGACATCGGCTCCCCCCCGGGATGGTTCTCATTGGTGCATCGCGTCAATGAAGATGGAGATGAAAAAAGATTAACCTTTTTTATCAAGGTGGTGGACCTTGTCAAGCAGGCCGCGTAAATCGTGGTCTTCACTGTTGACAAAGGATGTCTCGTTCCTAGACTGTTAGGGTTGATTTAGATGACAAATCTAATGAGCAGGGAGGACTCATGACAACTGCCAGCGATTACCTGGTGCAAAGGCTTTACGACTGGGGGGTGCGCAAGGTCTACGGCTACCCGGGCGACGGCATCAACGGCGTGATGGGCGCCTTGAACCGGGAAAAGGAGAAGGTCGCCTTTATCCAGACCCGGCACGAGGAGGAGGCCGCTTTCATGGCCTGCGCGCACGCGAAGTTCACCGGCGAGGTCGGGGTCTGCATCGCCACCTCCGGGCCGGGCGCCATCCATCTGTTGAACGGGCTCTATGACGCGAAGCTCGACCACCAACCGGTGGTCGCCATCGTGGGACAGCAGCCCACCATGGCGCTCGGGGCGGACTTTCAGCAGGAGGTCGATCTCATTTCCTTGTACAAGGACGTGGCCCACCACTACGTGCACATGGCGAGCAGCGCCGAACAGATCAGGCAACTGGTCGACCGCGCCATCCGTATAGCCCTGGCTGAGCGGACCGTCACCTGCGTCATCCTTCCCAGCGACGTGCAGGAGATGGATGCGGTCCCCTCGCCGGTGCGCAAGCATGGTTCCACCTTCACCGGGCTCGGCTTCACCCGCCCTGACATCACCCCTGCCCGCGACGAGCTCAGGCGCGCCGCGGACGTCTTGAACGCCGGCAAGAAGGTGGCCATCCTGGTGGGGGCCGGCGCGCTCGGCGCAACTGAGGAGGTCGCCATAGCGGCCGAGAAGCTGGGGGCGGGGGTGGCCAAGGCGCTTTTGGGCAAGGCGGTGCTGCCGGACACCCTCCCGTACGTCACCGGTTCCATAGGGCTTTTGGGTACCAAGCCGAGCTGGGAGATGATGAAGGAGTGCGACACCCTGCTCATGATCGGCAGCGGCTTCCCCTATTCGGAGTTCCTGCCCAAGGAGGGGCAGGCGCGCGGGGTCCAGATCGATATCAGTCCGAGGATGCTGGGGCTGCGCTATCCCATGGAGGTGAACCTGCAGGGGGACGCGAGGCTCACCCTGCGGGCGTTGATCCCGCTGCTGGAGCAGAAGCAGGACCGGGGGTGGCGCGATGACATCGAGAAAGGGGTCAACGAGTGGTGGGAGGTGCTGGAGGCGCGCGCCAAGCTCGAGGCGAAGCCGATCAACCCGCAGCGCCTGTTCTGGGAGCTCTCCCCCCTGCTCCCGGACAACTGCATCCTGACCTGTGATTCGGGGTCGGCCGCCAACTGGTACGCGCGCGACCTCAAGATGAGGGCCGGCATGATGGCATCCCTGTCGGGCGGCCTGGCCACCATGTGCCCCGGGGTTCCTTACGCCGTCGCAGCCAAGATGAACTATCCGGACCGGCCGGTGATCGCCATGGTGGGAGACGGCGCCATGCAGATGCAGGGGATCAACGGGCTGGTGAACATCGCCAAGTACTGGAAGGAGTGGAGCAACCCGCGCCTGGTGGTCCTGGTCCTGAACAACGGAGACCTGAACCAGGTGACCTGGGAGCAGCGCGTCATGAACGGGGACGCGAAGTTCAGCGCGTCGCAGGACATTCCGGAATTCCCCTACGCGGGATACGCCGAGATGCTCGGCCTGGACGGGATCAGGTTGGAGGATCCGGAGCAGATCAGCGCGGCCTGGAGGACGGCGCTCTCGGCGAACCGGCCGGTGGTGATCGATGCGCGCTGCGACCCGGACGTGCCGCCGCTGCCGCCGCACATCACCTTCGAGCAGGCCAAGGGGTTCCTCTCCTCGCTCTTCAAGGGGGATCCGAACCTCGGCGGCATCATGACGCAGTCGGCCAAGCAGATGATGTCGACGCTGTTGACCAGGAGCGAGAAGTAGGGGAATGGGTAATTGACAATGGACAATTGACAATTGACAACGAACCGAGGGGGCTGGCTCCGCAGGTGCCGGTCCCCTTTTTGCGTCGGTCCGGGGAAGCTTGGCGAAGTCCCCCTTTGAGAAGGGGGATTTAGGGGGATTTGCTTTTGGAGAGGCGGGGGCAATTTGATTTTCCCTCTTCCCAATGAAAGCTGAGCCTGCGGACTCTCATTGAAAAGACGGCAAAGTGCGCTAGCCTCAACAGGTGTCGTCATAAAGGAGGCGCGCATGAAGATACCTACCGAGCAGTTCCGCGTGAAGCCCAAGGACAAGGTGGAGTTGAAGAAGCGCCCCACTTCGGTACCGCCTTTTTACCACTCCAAGGAGGAGTACCAGGAGCTTCTGACCGAACAGATCGAGCGGTTGAGCGCCCTGCAGGGACTTCTCTACGCCAACAACAGCTGGTCGGTCCTCCTCATCTTCCAGGCCATGGACGCCGCCGGCAAGGACAGCATGATCAAGCACGTCCTTTCCGGCATCAACCCGCAGGGTTGCGAGGTCTACTCCTTCAAGCACCCGAGCACCGAGGAACTGGACCACGATTTCCTGTGGCGCAGCATCAGGCGCCTGCCGGAGCGCGGCCGCATCGGCATCTTCA
It encodes the following:
- a CDS encoding thiamine pyrophosphate-requiring protein, with amino-acid sequence MTTASDYLVQRLYDWGVRKVYGYPGDGINGVMGALNREKEKVAFIQTRHEEEAAFMACAHAKFTGEVGVCIATSGPGAIHLLNGLYDAKLDHQPVVAIVGQQPTMALGADFQQEVDLISLYKDVAHHYVHMASSAEQIRQLVDRAIRIALAERTVTCVILPSDVQEMDAVPSPVRKHGSTFTGLGFTRPDITPARDELRRAADVLNAGKKVAILVGAGALGATEEVAIAAEKLGAGVAKALLGKAVLPDTLPYVTGSIGLLGTKPSWEMMKECDTLLMIGSGFPYSEFLPKEGQARGVQIDISPRMLGLRYPMEVNLQGDARLTLRALIPLLEQKQDRGWRDDIEKGVNEWWEVLEARAKLEAKPINPQRLFWELSPLLPDNCILTCDSGSAANWYARDLKMRAGMMASLSGGLATMCPGVPYAVAAKMNYPDRPVIAMVGDGAMQMQGINGLVNIAKYWKEWSNPRLVVLVLNNGDLNQVTWEQRVMNGDAKFSASQDIPEFPYAGYAEMLGLDGIRLEDPEQISAAWRTALSANRPVVIDARCDPDVPPLPPHITFEQAKGFLSSLFKGDPNLGGIMTQSAKQMMSTLLTRSEK